A region of the Actinomycetota bacterium genome:
TAGTCAACTCCTCATACACCCTGGGATGCGTCTTACCGAAACCGACAGCCAGGTAACCCCCATTGGACTCAGGCTGCTTCTGCTTGATGATGTCGGCCTCGATCGTCACACCGATATGATTCGCCTGACCGGTCAGATCCGCCGACGCCTCATAATTCGTACCATCCCTGCCACGCCCAATGCCCTACGGCCCAAGAGGATCGCCTGCCGGCCGTCGAGATGGAAGCACCCGACGCCGGATCGGGCACACGTCGCCGTACCCGACATCGCGACCGGCAGCGGGTGACCTGTGCAGCCATCGAGATACGCTCACCTGTTCTGCGCCTGGGCCGCCACCGGTTCTTTGCGAAAAGCTCCGATACTCGAGGAAGGGACGAGTCCCGGGCACGCGTGTGATGGCGAGCGATCCGGTGGCTGCCGGTCACACGACTACTTCGCCGGATGCCCGACCGGAACGAGATACAACGGTTCGTGGTCGCCCGGAAGCCCCAGTATCGCCTGCACTTGACCATCGTCAAAAGCACCGACCGGCACCGCTCCCAGACCAAGAGAGGCGGCCTGCAACAGGAGATTCTGGGCGGCATGTCCGACTTCGAACTTCACATACCGCTCGGCTCGATCACCATACTTCCGCCTGGTGCGGGAGTAGACCGCAGCAAAGACGAAGATCGCAGCCGCCTCCTCCACGGCCTGCTGCGAGTTGGCCGCCCGGGACAGTTCCCTTCGCAGATCCTCCTTGCCGAGGACCTCGAGCCGATGTCGGTACGGATCGTAGTGGTACCGGCCACGGCCAGTGACCAGGTAAACCTCCAACGGATACAAGGCGCCGGCCGAAGGCGCGCTGCGTTGACCGGCACTCGAGGTGACACCCTGCGCCGCCCACAGGAGCAAGGATATGTCCGCCATGTCGAGGGGTGTCCGCACGTACTCGCGAACTGAGCGACGTCGCGACAACGCGTCCGTCAGTGAGGCTCCGCCGGCCACTGCGGGCGGTGGAAGATCGATTCGCTCGGTCACGGTGACACCTCCCGGTGGCTACACGGCGGCCACCTGTCAACGTCACGATAATGAGCGACGCGCGCCAACGCACCGGTGCAGCCCCCAATTCCTCGTTCTCGTGACGCTTCACAGGAATAATCCCGGCCAACCGTCACGAGAACGGTGATGTTGGTGTTTCCCCTCCGATGCGTCGCCTACGCGAGCACGTCCTCCAGTGCTCGGCGCACGTACACACTCGCCAGATGCGTCCGGTAGTCGACCGGGCCGTACAGGTCCTCGAGCACGACAACGCCCTCCGTTGCGTGGGAGGCGGCGTCGGCGATGGCATCCTTGGACCCATCGGTGCCGACGACGGCCTGTGCCGACGCCGACGCGAGATACGGTTTCGAACTGACCCCGGTCACCGCGATCCGGGCATCGGCGACCGTACCGCCGGCGGCGTCGACCCACACGGCGGCCGCCGCGATCGGATAGTCCGCGTCGCCTCCCCGCCTACCGAGCTTCCGATAGGCGGACTTGCCCCCCTTGGGGACTCTCAGCTCGACGAGGATCTCGTCGGACTCGAGCGCAGAAGTCAAGGTGTCGACGAAGAAATCCGCGGCAGCGATCTCCCTCGTACCCCGTACCGACACGGCAACCATCGTGGCTCCCAGCGCGAGTACGGCAGCCGGTTGGTCTGCGGCCAGGTCCGCGTGGGCGATCGATCCACAAGTTGTCCCCTGACTCCTGACCTGAACATCGGCCGTGGCGGCGGCGGCCTGCGCCAGCGCCGTCGCGTGCTCGTTGACGAGTGGATCGACGGCTGTCTGCGCGTGACGCACCATCGCTCCGATCGCGATGTAGCCGCCTTCATCCGTGATCGTGTCCAACCCGGCGATCCGCGAGATGTCGACGATCGTCGCAGGGCGAACGAGCCTGGCCTTCATGAGAGGAATGAGACTCATGCCACCACTGAGAACTTTGGCGTTCTCGTCCTCGGACAGTATCGAGAGTGCCTCCTCCAGTGAGGACGGGGCAACGTAGTCGAAATTGGATGGATACATCGTCAGTTCCTCGCATCCTCGATCGCCTGCCATACACGTTTCGGCCGCAACGGCATGTCGATGTGCTTGACACCCAGATGGCTCACCGCATCGACAACCGCGTTGACGATGGTTTGAGCCGACCCGATCGTCCCGGCTTCACCGATTCCCTTGACGCCGAGCGGGTTGACGTCCGTCGGGGTGACCGTGCGATCCAGCGAGAACATCGGAAGGCTCTCTGCGGCGGGGAGCGGATAGTCGAGCATCGACGCCGTGAGCAGATTGCCCACGTCGTCGTAGATCGCTTCTTCGAACAGCGCCTGTGCGATACCTTGCGCGATCCCCCCATGCAGCTGACCGTCGACGATCATCGGGTTGATGACATTCCCACAGTCGTCCGTGGCCCAGTACTCGAGGAGGTCGACATCGCCCGTCTCGGGGTCGACTTCGACCAGCGCCATATGTGAACCGAACGGCCATGTCGCGTTCGGTGGTGAGAACACCACCGATGACTCGAGCCCA
Encoded here:
- a CDS encoding SagB/ThcOx family dehydrogenase, encoding MTERIDLPPPAVAGGASLTDALSRRRSVREYVRTPLDMADISLLLWAAQGVTSSAGQRSAPSAGALYPLEVYLVTGRGRYHYDPYRHRLEVLGKEDLRRELSRAANSQQAVEEAAAIFVFAAVYSRTRRKYGDRAERYVKFEVGHAAQNLLLQAASLGLGAVPVGAFDDGQVQAILGLPGDHEPLYLVPVGHPAK
- a CDS encoding fructose-bisphosphate aldolase (catalyzes the formation of glycerone phosphate and D-glyceraldehyde 3-phosphate from D-fructose 1,6-bisphosphate); amino-acid sequence: MGRGRDGTNYEASADLTGQANHIGVTIEADIIKQKQPESNGGYLAVGFGKTHPRVYEELT
- a CDS encoding xanthine dehydrogenase family protein subunit M, whose amino-acid sequence is MYPSNFDYVAPSSLEEALSILSEDENAKVLSGGMSLIPLMKARLVRPATIVDISRIAGLDTITDEGGYIAIGAMVRHAQTAVDPLVNEHATALAQAAAATADVQVRSQGTTCGSIAHADLAADQPAAVLALGATMVAVSVRGTREIAAADFFVDTLTSALESDEILVELRVPKGGKSAYRKLGRRGGDADYPIAAAAVWVDAAGGTVADARIAVTGVSSKPYLASASAQAVVGTDGSKDAIADAASHATEGVVVLEDLYGPVDYRTHLASVYVRRALEDVLA